One Granulicella sp. 5B5 DNA window includes the following coding sequences:
- a CDS encoding RHS repeat-associated core domain-containing protein — protein MSASTTNNRNQLSSASYDAAGDVIQENGVGYTYDAEGRLINGSGTAYTYDGMGERVVKGGSKLYWKGVGSTALTETNQQGASLSRYIFFNGQRIAREDANPGCGSGFTPPRYYVTDNVGSTALVTDSIGDVLNESLFFPYGVERIISQNDTGNNYKFSGKERDPETGLDDFGARYYESALGRFMTPDWDAKPITVPYAKFGDPQTLNLYSYVENGPVNRVDADGHDGAQASISAPQEPVGHCGSAGGDANCLPILASQLMHGGYGLLTFLANVEAESQQAAASTGNNVAPPPPPPASATAQQQNSTQRSKSAAEAHAKGNMQKYGGSQPADKGLNVSPVAGSCGGSNHTCQYSLSGAGSEGLYVYEHQTSGVLGGQQVGDSDYVTPGHGYKANTGIFYDDIGGSSLDTYRFFTVSKSPTYNPADQMLQR, from the coding sequence ATGTCGGCGTCGACCACCAACAATCGAAACCAACTGTCGTCTGCGAGTTACGATGCGGCTGGGGACGTCATTCAGGAGAACGGGGTTGGGTATACCTACGATGCGGAAGGGCGCTTGATTAATGGGAGCGGTACTGCATATACCTATGATGGCATGGGTGAGCGCGTGGTTAAGGGTGGGAGCAAACTCTATTGGAAGGGAGTGGGTTCAACCGCGTTGACGGAGACCAACCAACAGGGGGCGAGCCTGAGTAGATACATTTTCTTCAACGGGCAACGGATTGCAAGAGAGGACGCCAACCCTGGATGCGGCTCTGGATTTACGCCGCCGAGATACTATGTGACCGATAATGTCGGATCGACGGCGTTGGTAACGGATTCGATAGGCGATGTGCTGAACGAATCGCTCTTCTTTCCCTATGGGGTCGAGCGGATCATCTCGCAAAATGACACCGGTAACAACTATAAGTTCAGCGGCAAGGAGCGCGACCCCGAGACTGGGTTGGATGACTTCGGCGCGCGCTATTATGAAAGCGCACTGGGACGGTTTATGACGCCGGATTGGGATGCTAAGCCGATCACAGTGCCATATGCCAAGTTCGGTGATCCGCAGACATTGAACCTGTACAGCTATGTCGAAAACGGACCCGTCAATAGAGTGGATGCCGATGGGCACGATGGTGCTCAGGCTAGTATTAGCGCGCCTCAGGAGCCAGTCGGGCACTGTGGCTCAGCCGGAGGTGATGCCAATTGCCTGCCGATACTCGCGAGTCAGCTGATGCATGGCGGCTATGGCTTGCTGACTTTCCTTGCAAATGTTGAAGCCGAGTCGCAACAGGCCGCCGCCAGTACCGGAAATAATGTAGCTCCGCCACCCCCTCCTCCGGCGTCCGCAACGGCCCAACAACAGAACTCCACGCAGAGAAGTAAATCGGCCGCTGAAGCTCACGCGAAGGGAAACATGCAGAAGTATGGAGGAAGTCAGCCAGCCGACAAAGGTCTTAATGTGAGCCCAGTTGCAGGTAGCTGTGGCGGCAGCAACCATACTTGTCAGTACTCTCTATCTGGCGCTGGATCAGAAGGTCTTTATGTGTATGAACACCAGACCTCAGGTGTCCTTGGAGGACAGCAAGTAGGCGATTCAGATTATGTGACTCCAGGGCACGGATACAAGGCAAATACTGGCATCTTCTATGACGACATAGGAGGTTCCAGCCTCGACACGTATAGGTTCTTTACAGTCTCAAAGAGTCCGACGTATAACCCAGCCGATCAGATGCTGCAGCGATGA
- a CDS encoding RES family NAD+ phosphorylase encodes MILWRISRHLDLSGIGGLKADGRWHNPGQPIVYLAESPSAALLEVCVHTSANDIPPDFTLLKIEGPTLEIIAIVESDLPVSWQNNLETTRNLGTQWLRSNAAVLLRVPSAIVPQTSNFLFNPLHAAAAHFRIVDTLTYPFDTRIKR; translated from the coding sequence ATGATTCTCTGGCGTATTAGCCGTCATCTTGATCTCAGTGGAATCGGCGGTCTCAAAGCGGACGGACGCTGGCACAACCCAGGTCAACCTATCGTATATCTTGCCGAGAGCCCATCAGCGGCTCTTTTGGAAGTTTGCGTCCATACTTCTGCCAACGATATCCCGCCTGACTTCACGCTACTCAAGATCGAGGGGCCCACCTTGGAGATCATCGCCATCGTGGAGAGTGATCTTCCAGTGAGTTGGCAAAATAATTTGGAGACCACCCGTAACCTGGGAACACAGTGGCTGCGCAGCAATGCGGCCGTACTGCTGCGGGTTCCAAGTGCAATCGTGCCTCAGACATCAAACTTTCTCTTCAACCCGCTGCATGCAGCCGCTGCCCATTTTAGGATTGTGGACACTCTGACGTACCCATTCGATACCCGCATCAAGCGGTGA
- a CDS encoding antitoxin Xre/MbcA/ParS toxin-binding domain-containing protein: protein MNAANVQIGNWLGLQPPSSETEILRIVEGRLATSVIKRLASLGLKQTEIDETVIPSRTLQHRRSRREKLTMVESDRVLRLIRIVSSAEAVYGSRERALAWLRRPNARLGDRAPLSLLQTDTGSRIVEELLVQIDEGMFL, encoded by the coding sequence ATGAATGCTGCGAATGTTCAGATTGGCAATTGGCTGGGGCTACAACCGCCGTCTTCGGAAACAGAGATCCTTCGGATTGTAGAAGGCCGATTGGCGACATCTGTCATCAAGAGGCTTGCTTCGCTTGGGCTTAAGCAGACTGAAATCGATGAGACTGTCATTCCTTCACGAACACTGCAACATCGACGCTCCCGGCGCGAAAAACTTACAATGGTCGAGTCTGATCGAGTATTGCGTCTCATCCGCATCGTCTCATCCGCCGAGGCAGTGTACGGAAGTCGGGAGCGCGCACTCGCTTGGTTGCGTCGACCGAATGCACGCCTCGGTGACCGTGCACCCTTATCGCTTCTACAGACCGACACCGGGAGTCGAATTGTAGAAGAACTTCTGGTGCAGATCGACGAGGGTATGTTCCTCTGA
- a CDS encoding TonB-dependent receptor yields MYRSWISVCLFLPAILTAQQPCPTGVRVEGDVLDPSGAMVPAARIKAANRVSSVSDQMGRFVLQCIPAGSAIEVSATGFNTASATATGAVGEVVHVTVTLSLANIDSVIQVDADTAALDDTNGAGTISLNTKEIEQLPDDPDDLLAELQMMAASSGGDPSTVVITVNGFQNASAMPPKASIASIRINPDIFSSEYQAPQWHGGRIEITTKPGADIFHGALFFTDSNPAFNARDPFSLTSTPAGKHRYGVELTGPIRHNRADFAMALEKRDIDEFNVVNAITLDSNFNQVPLHDAVEALQHLWIGSLSANWQMTPKDTATLAFSSNVNSLGNQGIGGLTLSTAGYSNLISEYDLRFNNTQTLSANLLHETRVGYSWKRNEETPNSTEPSVQVAGYFTDGGSMGQDLNTRERDLEIDDSLMLTRGKHTLKVGAQSLGIFEHNYYPSNFNGTFVFGGGSAPVLDASNNPTGQTTTITAAEQYRRAQLSLPGGTPTTYQITTGNPLVSFTQWHLGLFAQDTIKVEPNLTLDAGLRYQLQTTPASFADFLARLGLSWSPDKKQRWVFHLRGGLFSGPTSLSIMTDVARLGSGRQQEMLIYSPRYTAPLTPVAGSTQINTIYNLFPHFRQDPAYQGSAVVEHDLPCHWHLEADYNLGGEWNNIREININAPEVASSTGVAPDPMTALSAPRPGPPNVNIYQYQDYGHARGWWIASTLTQHSSKWLNSQIVYWYVDFRANSMTPQSTYSSQGESARPDWMRRDGLSVNEVITLPRRIEFSSYFNWQPGTPYNITTGTDANGDGTFNDRPSFATVPGAGVYSTRYGLLTTNTVNGDVPYNLGRLPQIIQFSANLSKAFQLNRANKDSPRLLTFNVRAANVLNQTRVTAVGTVVSSPTHGQALTAEEARRVELGARFSF; encoded by the coding sequence ATGTATCGATCCTGGATCTCTGTCTGCTTGTTCTTACCGGCAATCCTGACGGCTCAACAGCCTTGCCCGACCGGAGTTCGTGTCGAAGGCGATGTCTTAGACCCTTCCGGAGCCATGGTCCCGGCAGCCAGGATCAAAGCAGCGAATAGGGTCTCCAGCGTCTCTGACCAGATGGGAAGGTTTGTCCTGCAGTGTATTCCGGCAGGCAGTGCAATCGAGGTAAGCGCAACAGGCTTCAATACCGCGTCGGCGACGGCAACAGGCGCGGTTGGAGAGGTCGTGCATGTCACAGTAACGTTGTCGCTCGCGAACATCGATAGCGTCATTCAAGTCGACGCCGATACTGCTGCACTCGACGATACAAACGGCGCGGGCACAATCTCATTGAACACGAAAGAGATTGAACAACTCCCCGACGATCCCGACGATCTGCTGGCCGAGCTACAGATGATGGCCGCAAGTTCGGGAGGGGACCCCTCAACGGTAGTCATCACCGTCAACGGGTTCCAAAACGCGAGCGCCATGCCACCTAAAGCTTCGATAGCATCCATCCGGATCAATCCTGACATCTTTTCGTCGGAGTACCAGGCGCCTCAATGGCACGGCGGCCGCATTGAGATCACCACGAAACCGGGTGCGGATATCTTTCATGGCGCGTTGTTCTTTACCGACAGCAACCCAGCCTTTAACGCTCGAGACCCGTTCTCTCTAACATCGACTCCCGCGGGAAAGCATCGCTACGGAGTTGAGTTGACAGGGCCAATACGTCACAACAGGGCCGACTTCGCGATGGCCCTGGAGAAGCGTGATATAGACGAGTTCAACGTCGTGAACGCTATCACACTCGACAGCAACTTCAACCAGGTGCCTCTGCATGACGCAGTCGAGGCCCTCCAACATCTATGGATCGGTTCTCTGAGCGCTAATTGGCAGATGACCCCAAAAGACACCGCAACGCTCGCCTTTTCCTCGAATGTAAATAGCCTCGGCAATCAAGGTATCGGCGGCCTCACTCTTTCGACAGCCGGCTACTCCAACCTGATAAGCGAATACGATCTACGGTTTAACAACACGCAAACGCTCTCCGCGAACCTACTCCATGAAACGCGCGTTGGCTACAGTTGGAAACGCAACGAGGAGACGCCGAACTCCACGGAACCATCCGTCCAGGTCGCGGGCTACTTTACTGACGGAGGTTCCATGGGGCAGGATCTCAATACTCGCGAGCGAGACCTTGAGATTGATGACAGCCTGATGTTGACCCGCGGCAAACACACTCTCAAGGTCGGCGCCCAGTCGCTCGGCATCTTCGAGCATAACTACTATCCCAGCAACTTCAACGGAACGTTTGTCTTCGGCGGTGGAAGCGCGCCCGTATTGGATGCCAGCAACAATCCCACGGGGCAAACAACCACCATTACCGCAGCGGAACAGTATCGGCGTGCGCAACTGTCGCTTCCCGGAGGCACCCCGACAACGTATCAGATTACAACGGGCAACCCTCTAGTCTCATTCACGCAATGGCATCTCGGGCTCTTTGCGCAGGACACGATCAAAGTCGAACCAAACCTAACGCTCGATGCCGGTCTGCGATATCAACTCCAGACCACTCCAGCCAGTTTCGCCGACTTTCTAGCACGTTTAGGCCTCTCCTGGTCTCCGGACAAGAAGCAGCGTTGGGTATTTCATCTACGCGGCGGCCTATTCAGTGGACCCACCAGCTTGAGCATCATGACGGATGTTGCGCGTTTGGGGAGTGGCCGTCAACAGGAGATGCTTATCTACTCTCCTCGTTACACGGCTCCGCTCACACCTGTCGCGGGGTCGACTCAAATCAACACAATTTACAACCTCTTTCCGCACTTTCGTCAGGACCCGGCGTATCAAGGTAGCGCCGTGGTTGAGCATGATCTTCCCTGCCACTGGCACCTCGAAGCCGACTACAACCTGGGCGGAGAGTGGAACAATATCCGGGAGATCAACATCAACGCGCCTGAAGTCGCCAGTAGCACGGGTGTGGCTCCAGACCCAATGACAGCCTTGTCCGCACCGCGGCCAGGACCGCCCAATGTGAACATCTACCAGTACCAGGACTACGGACATGCACGCGGCTGGTGGATCGCATCCACGCTCACTCAACACAGTTCGAAGTGGCTGAACTCCCAGATCGTATATTGGTACGTCGACTTCAGAGCGAACTCCATGACCCCACAATCGACATACAGCTCCCAAGGCGAGTCAGCACGGCCTGACTGGATGCGGCGTGACGGTCTCTCCGTCAACGAAGTCATTACACTGCCCCGCAGGATTGAGTTTTCCAGCTACTTCAACTGGCAGCCCGGGACCCCTTACAACATCACCACCGGCACGGACGCGAACGGCGATGGCACGTTCAATGATCGTCCCTCGTTCGCCACGGTACCAGGTGCCGGCGTATACAGCACGCGCTACGGTCTGCTCACGACGAATACTGTCAACGGGGACGTCCCCTACAATCTGGGACGTCTGCCTCAAATAATCCAGTTCTCGGCGAATCTCAGCAAGGCCTTCCAGCTCAACCGTGCGAACAAAGATAGCCCGCGTCTCCTTACCTTCAATGTCCGTGCAGCCAACGTGTTGAATCAGACCCGCGTCACGGCGGTAGGCACGGTCGTGTCCTCGCCGACCCATGGTCAGGCACTTACGGCGGAAGAAGCGCGTCGCGTCGAACTTGGCGCCAGGTTCTCTTTTTGA
- a CDS encoding histidine kinase — protein sequence MAKLDSPGIGSSTLHGRGVLAVTAAAVILAGITASGCHAYFSTHNIQVSVIPSIVFGLVMWLWWGVLAWLFWLNARRHPNSLRFSAQTIILQLCVGSVVSFIHLHAIQLSLHVGYAWPGWQEAYAGLNYITLARFGMDLLTYFFVFAISATLHLQSQRQLDAIQRLELERQLSQAQLKALQMQMEPHFLFNTLNAIKSLVIQGRNQEANRTLTHLDAILRMTLQRRAPEKVPFTEELYIVESYLAIQQVRFADRLTVRIEATDDARRCIVPSFILQPLVENAVQHGIAPSEAGGIIETSAERIGNDLWLRVRDNGLGIHAPSSGGHGIGIQNTRERLSHFYPGAHTLTAGPLPSGGYEVTIQIPYEQAVSA from the coding sequence TTGGCGAAACTTGATAGTCCGGGCATTGGAAGCTCTACCCTTCATGGCCGTGGCGTCCTCGCCGTCACGGCAGCGGCCGTAATTCTTGCCGGAATCACCGCAAGCGGTTGCCATGCATATTTTTCGACGCATAACATCCAGGTCTCCGTTATCCCGTCTATCGTCTTTGGGCTTGTGATGTGGCTTTGGTGGGGAGTGCTTGCATGGTTGTTTTGGCTCAACGCGCGTCGTCATCCGAATAGCCTTAGGTTTTCCGCCCAGACAATCATCCTGCAGCTATGCGTTGGCAGCGTCGTCAGCTTCATACATCTGCACGCAATTCAACTCAGCCTCCATGTCGGCTATGCGTGGCCAGGATGGCAGGAAGCCTATGCGGGGCTCAATTACATTACCCTCGCGCGCTTCGGGATGGACCTGCTGACCTATTTCTTCGTCTTTGCTATCTCCGCCACACTTCACCTGCAATCGCAGCGTCAGCTTGACGCGATACAGCGGCTCGAACTGGAGCGCCAGCTATCCCAGGCCCAACTCAAAGCCCTGCAGATGCAGATGGAGCCTCACTTTCTGTTCAACACGCTGAACGCCATCAAGAGCCTGGTCATCCAGGGTAGAAATCAGGAAGCGAATCGCACGCTCACGCATCTGGACGCAATCCTCCGTATGACCCTGCAGCGCCGGGCCCCCGAGAAAGTTCCGTTTACCGAAGAGTTGTACATTGTCGAAAGCTACCTTGCGATTCAGCAGGTTCGCTTTGCTGACAGGCTGACCGTTCGCATTGAGGCCACCGACGACGCCAGGCGATGTATCGTTCCTTCTTTCATCCTGCAGCCCCTGGTTGAGAACGCAGTTCAGCACGGGATTGCTCCTTCTGAGGCTGGCGGCATCATCGAAACCTCTGCAGAGCGCATAGGCAATGATCTATGGCTCCGAGTCCGCGACAATGGGTTGGGGATACATGCACCATCCAGCGGTGGCCACGGCATCGGTATCCAGAATACGAGAGAACGCCTCTCCCACTTCTATCCGGGCGCGCACACTCTCACGGCGGGCCCGCTTCCTTCCGGCGGTTACGAGGTAACCATACAAATCCCCTACGAACAGGCTGTGTCGGCATGA
- a CDS encoding LytTR family DNA-binding domain-containing protein: MIVDDEVLARDLLRTLLASHHDIEIVAECRNGAEAIDYLRSRPVDLLFLDVEMPKMDGFDVVRQVGLIHLPPIVFTTAFHEYAVRAFEIQAVDYLTKPIDETRFQLALTRVREKIAAKDALLSPEQLAGLLEHLQEAKAPLNTSPDRLLVRDGEREILLPVEHIDWIEAAEYYCCLHVGSRSYMLRETISDLEQRLDRHKFLRIHRSTIVRIDQIKEIFREGQSEGSVVLQSGCTLRMSRRGRQRLAEYGSL; this comes from the coding sequence GTGATTGTTGACGACGAAGTCCTCGCACGAGATCTGCTTCGGACCCTGCTTGCCAGCCATCACGACATCGAAATCGTGGCCGAGTGTCGCAACGGAGCAGAGGCTATCGACTATCTGCGATCACGTCCTGTCGACCTGCTATTTCTGGATGTAGAGATGCCAAAGATGGATGGCTTTGACGTTGTTCGTCAGGTTGGACTGATCCATCTCCCGCCAATCGTTTTCACTACGGCATTTCATGAATACGCCGTCCGTGCCTTTGAAATACAAGCGGTCGACTATCTGACCAAACCTATTGATGAAACCCGCTTCCAACTGGCGCTGACGCGTGTTCGAGAAAAGATTGCAGCGAAGGACGCACTGCTCTCACCTGAACAGTTGGCGGGACTGCTCGAACATCTGCAAGAGGCGAAAGCCCCTCTGAACACCTCTCCTGATCGTTTGCTCGTCAGGGACGGAGAGCGGGAGATCCTGTTGCCCGTAGAGCACATCGACTGGATCGAGGCAGCTGAATATTACTGCTGTCTTCATGTGGGAAGCCGCTCCTACATGCTTCGTGAAACCATTTCTGATCTCGAGCAGCGACTGGACCGTCATAAGTTTCTCCGAATTCACCGCTCAACGATTGTGCGAATCGATCAGATCAAAGAGATCTTTCGAGAAGGACAATCGGAGGGGTCCGTCGTCCTCCAATCGGGCTGCACCCTTCGGATGAGCCGGCGCGGAAGGCAGCGCCTTGCAGAATACGGTAGCCTCTGA
- a CDS encoding site-specific integrase has protein sequence MKFQAVCFGSRGSGRRISPPLPSNLFLAKQEVSIYEEEELSKLHAVCSPYHSTLYDFFLMSGFREQEAMHVTWNNVRFNANIIEMRWKPQFNWTPKAYKEREVPVPDELLKMLEAHRRSLPAVRSSAQPLVFSTANRTRDKHILHALNRNAKKAKLNPMSPGSIQEPLSMSQWAICPVGNS, from the coding sequence TTGAAATTTCAGGCCGTCTGCTTTGGGAGCAGAGGGTCGGGGAGGCGAATCTCTCCGCCTCTACCATCAAACCTTTTCCTTGCCAAGCAGGAAGTTTCGATTTACGAAGAAGAGGAACTGTCGAAGCTCCATGCCGTCTGCTCGCCATATCACAGCACGCTCTACGACTTCTTTCTGATGAGCGGCTTTCGTGAGCAGGAAGCCATGCACGTCACCTGGAACAATGTCCGCTTCAACGCCAACATCATCGAGATGCGCTGGAAGCCCCAGTTCAACTGGACACCGAAGGCCTATAAAGAACGGGAAGTTCCTGTGCCAGACGAGTTACTGAAGATGCTGGAAGCCCATCGCAGGTCCTTACCCGCAGTGCGATCATCAGCTCAGCCTCTGGTCTTCAGCACAGCTAACCGCACGCGCGACAAACACATACTGCACGCTCTCAATCGAAATGCTAAGAAAGCCAAATTGAATCCGATGAGTCCTGGAAGTATTCAGGAACCGCTATCGATGTCTCAATGGGCGATTTGCCCTGTTGGCAACAGCTGA
- a CDS encoding sulfatase-like hydrolase/transferase: MSQRIEGRRSFLKGSIAAAAAAVAPAISSAEKTHAGSPGPATRPNIIIYHSDQFRWDFVGANGRNGSTNTPNIDALAARGKNFSHTVTNQPVCAPSRSVLFTSRYATETGVWHNGLALDKSLPTLATELHKAGYSANYIGKWHLALENPKIGGSPGPVKLEDRGGFVDLWEVANAIENTSHPYEGTIWDRDNQPIAFKDEYRVDFLTDRAERFLRQKQEKPFLLVISQLEPHQQNDAHRPVAPNGVAKRYVNSTVPEDLRALPGTWQDQLPDYYGCIEAIDASVGRVRRILEEEHLADNTIFVFMSDHGCHFMTRNQEYKRSTHNSSIRVPLIIDGPGFRGSQQIPELVGIIDIAPTLLEAAGVPVPDSWKGRSLLSLVNDPEARQNWPNQQLIQISESMTGRALRTKDWTYCVADLTGNTKEPAAASYHEYQFYDQRADPHELVNLAGRKEYRAKADELREQLKKLLTAAGEPEPEIVPARLYP, translated from the coding sequence ATGTCACAAAGAATTGAAGGGCGCAGATCGTTTCTTAAAGGCTCAATCGCAGCGGCGGCAGCCGCAGTCGCGCCGGCGATCTCTAGTGCAGAGAAGACTCACGCCGGTTCGCCCGGACCGGCAACACGGCCGAATATCATCATTTACCATTCGGATCAGTTTCGTTGGGACTTTGTTGGCGCCAACGGGCGCAACGGCTCGACGAATACGCCGAACATCGACGCGCTTGCGGCGCGGGGCAAGAATTTCAGTCACACCGTCACGAATCAACCCGTCTGTGCCCCATCGCGTTCGGTGCTTTTCACCAGCCGTTATGCCACGGAAACAGGAGTGTGGCATAACGGCCTCGCGCTGGATAAATCACTGCCGACACTTGCCACGGAGCTGCACAAAGCGGGTTACAGCGCAAACTACATTGGCAAATGGCATCTTGCGCTGGAGAATCCAAAAATCGGGGGCAGTCCCGGACCAGTGAAGCTCGAAGACCGCGGCGGATTTGTCGATTTGTGGGAAGTAGCGAACGCAATCGAAAATACCTCGCATCCTTACGAAGGCACAATATGGGACCGCGACAATCAGCCCATTGCGTTCAAAGACGAATATCGTGTCGACTTTCTGACGGACCGAGCTGAGCGATTTCTTCGCCAGAAGCAGGAAAAGCCTTTTTTACTGGTCATTTCGCAACTGGAACCACACCAGCAGAACGATGCGCATCGGCCGGTAGCTCCGAATGGCGTGGCGAAACGTTATGTCAACTCGACAGTTCCCGAAGATCTGCGCGCCTTGCCCGGAACATGGCAGGACCAATTGCCTGACTACTACGGCTGCATCGAGGCCATTGATGCATCGGTCGGGCGCGTCCGGCGCATCCTGGAGGAAGAGCACCTTGCGGACAACACTATCTTTGTCTTCATGAGCGATCACGGTTGCCACTTTATGACGCGCAACCAGGAGTACAAGCGCAGCACACACAATAGCTCCATTCGTGTTCCGCTCATCATCGATGGCCCGGGCTTCCGCGGCTCGCAGCAAATTCCCGAGCTCGTCGGCATCATTGATATAGCTCCCACGTTATTGGAGGCCGCCGGCGTTCCGGTACCGGACTCATGGAAAGGCCGCAGTCTGCTGTCTCTGGTCAACGATCCTGAAGCGCGGCAGAACTGGCCGAATCAGCAACTGATCCAGATCAGCGAGTCTATGACAGGCCGCGCTCTTCGCACCAAGGATTGGACCTATTGCGTGGCGGATCTGACCGGCAATACCAAAGAGCCGGCCGCTGCCTCGTATCATGAATACCAGTTCTATGATCAGCGCGCCGACCCGCATGAACTGGTCAATCTCGCAGGCAGAAAGGAGTATCGGGCAAAGGCCGACGAGTTGCGCGAGCAGTTGAAGAAACTGCTGACCGCTGCCGGAGAGCCGGAGCCGGAGATCGTGCCTGCGAGACTCTATCCGTGA
- a CDS encoding formylglycine-generating enzyme family protein: MNNENPSNLSHTGNSEQCKDVGKPASCCAPRSSHLPTITPACPVAAITRHTPKPSALSNRKMVSLPGDTFLMGTDYPHGFLKDGEGPIRQVSLSPFEIDIYPVTNEDFVRFVDTTGYRTEAEAFGWSFVFWSHIPPERFEELVENTAAQTPWWCKVPGASWKQPEGPGSSVESRLKHPVVHVSWNDAASYAAWAGKSLPTEAQWEYAARGGLHQKLYSWGDELTPGGKHLCNIWQGQFPLEDTAEDGYAGTCPVDAFPPNGYGIYSATGNVWEWCSDWFDTEFRTSPMLHDPAGPPTGAARAMKGGSFLCHASYCNRYRVAARTSNTPDSSASNIGFRCAKALSSSSGN; encoded by the coding sequence ATGAACAACGAGAATCCATCCAATCTGTCCCATACGGGCAATAGCGAGCAATGCAAGGATGTGGGGAAACCTGCATCCTGCTGCGCGCCGCGTTCTTCTCATCTGCCGACCATTACACCCGCGTGTCCTGTAGCCGCAATTACGAGGCACACGCCAAAGCCATCCGCTCTGTCCAATCGCAAGATGGTCTCGCTGCCCGGCGACACATTTCTCATGGGGACCGATTATCCGCATGGCTTTCTGAAAGATGGGGAAGGCCCGATAAGACAAGTATCGCTTTCGCCCTTCGAAATCGATATCTATCCGGTCACGAACGAGGATTTTGTCCGTTTTGTGGATACAACTGGCTATCGCACGGAAGCCGAGGCATTCGGTTGGTCGTTTGTCTTCTGGTCACACATCCCGCCGGAGCGCTTTGAAGAGCTTGTCGAAAATACTGCCGCGCAGACGCCTTGGTGGTGCAAAGTTCCCGGCGCATCCTGGAAACAGCCGGAAGGGCCAGGATCGAGTGTAGAAAGTAGACTGAAGCATCCCGTGGTCCACGTCTCCTGGAATGATGCTGCTTCTTATGCCGCGTGGGCCGGTAAATCGCTTCCCACGGAAGCGCAATGGGAATACGCTGCTCGCGGTGGGCTGCATCAGAAGCTCTATTCGTGGGGCGATGAGCTCACTCCCGGTGGAAAGCATCTGTGCAATATATGGCAGGGACAGTTTCCGCTGGAAGACACCGCCGAAGATGGCTATGCTGGCACCTGTCCCGTCGATGCCTTTCCACCTAACGGCTATGGTATCTATTCGGCAACAGGGAATGTCTGGGAGTGGTGCAGCGACTGGTTCGATACTGAGTTTCGCACTTCGCCGATGCTGCACGATCCGGCAGGGCCCCCTACCGGAGCAGCAAGAGCGATGAAGGGAGGCTCCTTTCTTTGCCATGCCTCCTATTGCAACCGGTATCGAGTCGCCGCGCGGACATCCAATACTCCCGACAGCTCAGCGTCCAACATCGGATTTCGTTGTGCCAAAGCCCTGTCTTCTTCCTCAGGAAACTAA